A portion of the Flavobacterium magnum genome contains these proteins:
- a CDS encoding T9SS type A sorting domain-containing protein, with translation MKQLHFVVAAATMLCHTALAQPQITRSNVNTTNFESEFYYAPADGLDVGEAGIEQVWDFSSLDLMYLGTDVTLPVSATPYAATFPTANYCYKYDGIFGQTGRYYYHTITPSKYEILSIAWNGTAGDNYNPDPRTFMVFPYNLNDSYTDTYKSTDDMVEKNVVATYDAYGTVIMPFGTLNNVIRQKVVTDGVTDYIWFNVEPFYPIVQTVFAENSLGIVKNTTPLGIENPAERTFSIAPNPTSGAFSIASEGFSDGSEISINNALGQSVAVQKIAAMSETVTLNIQDQPAGLYFAIITDKQTSVKHTQKIIKQ, from the coding sequence ATGAAACAACTACACTTTGTTGTGGCAGCCGCCACCATGCTTTGCCACACTGCGCTGGCACAACCTCAGATCACACGGTCAAACGTCAACACGACCAATTTTGAATCCGAGTTCTATTATGCACCTGCGGACGGCCTGGACGTAGGCGAAGCCGGTATTGAACAGGTCTGGGATTTTTCCAGCCTCGACCTGATGTATTTAGGCACGGACGTCACCCTTCCGGTATCCGCTACGCCTTATGCTGCCACGTTTCCGACGGCAAACTACTGTTACAAATATGACGGGATTTTCGGGCAGACAGGGCGGTATTATTACCACACCATCACGCCATCCAAGTATGAGATCCTGTCTATTGCCTGGAATGGGACTGCAGGCGACAACTACAATCCGGATCCGCGTACGTTTATGGTCTTTCCTTATAACCTGAACGATTCTTACACTGACACGTATAAGTCCACCGACGATATGGTCGAGAAAAATGTTGTGGCGACCTACGACGCCTATGGCACAGTAATCATGCCTTTCGGTACGCTAAACAATGTCATCCGACAGAAAGTCGTCACCGATGGCGTCACCGATTACATCTGGTTTAACGTAGAACCCTTCTACCCTATCGTGCAAACCGTCTTTGCAGAGAACAGCCTCGGGATTGTCAAGAATACGACACCGCTGGGCATTGAAAATCCTGCGGAACGAACGTTCAGCATCGCGCCGAACCCCACGTCAGGCGCATTTTCCATTGCTTCAGAAGGATTCAGTGACGGCTCTGAAATCTCGATTAACAATGCGCTCGGCCAAAGCGTTGCGGTACAAAAAATTGCTGCCATGAGCGAAACCGTTACTTTAAACATTCAAGACCAGCCGGCAGGACTCTATTTTGCAATAATTACCGATAAGCAGACGTCGGTGAAGCATACGCAGAAAATCATCAAGCAGTAA
- a CDS encoding response regulator, whose amino-acid sequence MITICIIEDIPDIQKGLQSIIESDERFSLLGSFANAEEAIIELPLLRPHIVLTDINLPGKSGIECVAEVKPLFPEMLFIMFTIHEDSDQVFDALKAGSSGYILKNTAPEKIIGSLVELYEGGSPMTPKIARKVLNTFNKTVPEVHVSELLSKREQEVLELLSKGFLYKEIADQLNIAMSTVKRHLNHIYAKLQVQNKIEAVNKLYKRN is encoded by the coding sequence CAGAAAGGATTGCAAAGCATTATTGAAAGTGACGAGCGTTTCAGCCTGCTCGGGAGTTTCGCCAACGCTGAAGAAGCGATCATCGAATTGCCGCTGCTCAGGCCGCATATTGTGTTGACCGACATTAACCTGCCCGGAAAAAGCGGTATTGAATGTGTCGCCGAAGTCAAGCCGTTATTCCCTGAGATGCTGTTCATCATGTTCACCATCCATGAGGACAGCGACCAGGTTTTTGACGCGCTGAAGGCCGGATCGAGCGGATACATCCTGAAGAATACGGCACCGGAAAAAATCATCGGGTCGCTCGTAGAACTCTACGAAGGCGGCAGCCCGATGACCCCGAAAATTGCACGCAAAGTACTCAATACATTCAACAAGACGGTCCCGGAGGTGCATGTGAGCGAACTGCTTTCGAAACGCGAGCAGGAAGTGCTCGAACTGCTCAGCAAAGGGTTCCTGTACAAGGAAATCGCCGACCAGCTGAATATCGCGATGAGCACAGTAAAAAGGCACCTGAATCATATTTATGCGAAGTTGCAGGTGCAGAATAAAATTGAAGCCGTCAATAAATTATATAAGCGAAACTAA
- a CDS encoding OsmC family protein, whose translation MVKISAHIGKTNYITEIKGSHTIIADEPTEKGGGNQGMNPGELLASSLASCSLITMQMYAQRKAWDLAAAHVEISYEHDMKENTATMIKHITLTGNLDDAQRQRLKYFAGKCPVHRILEKAVNIESFLTDAV comes from the coding sequence ATGGTTAAAATTTCAGCCCATATTGGCAAGACGAACTACATCACTGAAATCAAGGGTTCCCATACAATCATCGCCGATGAGCCCACTGAAAAAGGCGGCGGCAATCAAGGCATGAACCCGGGCGAGCTGCTGGCTTCCTCACTGGCTTCCTGCAGCCTGATTACCATGCAGATGTATGCCCAACGTAAGGCGTGGGATCTTGCTGCCGCCCATGTTGAAATTTCCTATGAGCACGATATGAAGGAAAATACGGCTACGATGATCAAGCACATTACGCTCACGGGCAATCTTGACGATGCGCAGCGGCAGCGGCTGAAATATTTTGCCGGAAAATGCCCCGTACACCGCATTCTTGAAAAAGCCGTAAATATTGAAAGTTTCCTGACCGATGCAGTGTAA